A single genomic interval of Microbacterium sp. LWO14-1.2 harbors:
- a CDS encoding thioredoxin family protein: MSPGLALAIAGALVVLAIVAGLVVRARDGRRSAASGLRFDPSDGGAPLAERATLVQFSTEFCTRCPQVRRLLTSYADQDDSVAHVEVDLTHRPDLSSRYRVLQTPTTFVVDRSGAVRARFHGVPRPAALTEALAAL; this comes from the coding sequence ATGTCACCCGGACTCGCGCTCGCCATCGCGGGAGCACTCGTCGTCCTCGCGATCGTCGCAGGGCTGGTGGTCCGTGCGCGAGACGGCCGCCGCAGCGCAGCCTCCGGGCTCCGTTTCGATCCCTCAGACGGGGGCGCGCCGCTCGCGGAGCGCGCCACGCTCGTGCAGTTCAGCACCGAGTTCTGCACACGCTGCCCGCAGGTGCGGCGTCTGCTGACCTCCTACGCCGATCAGGACGACTCCGTCGCCCACGTCGAGGTCGACCTCACGCATCGCCCCGACCTGTCGTCCCGCTACCGGGTGCTGCAGACCCCCACGACCTTCGTCGTCGACCGGTCGGGTGCCGTGCGCGCCCGATTCCACGGCGTGCCGCGCCCCGCGGCCCTGACCGAGGCACTCGCCGCCCTCTGA
- a CDS encoding DUF4395 domain-containing protein has translation MSTPAGIDPRGPRFAATITTALLLVATFLGLVGTSPDAAASTLGQRALDPAFLLAVVIAALFLWSVVSPATAPWGVIFRRFVRPRLTPPSELEDPRPPRFAQGVGLFVVSVGLVLHLLGVPWALPIATAAAFIAAFLNAVFSLCLGCQLYLLLQRAGVLGRPTSTI, from the coding sequence ATGAGCACTCCCGCCGGCATCGACCCTCGCGGACCGCGCTTCGCCGCCACGATCACGACCGCGCTGCTGCTCGTGGCCACCTTCCTCGGCCTCGTCGGCACCTCGCCCGACGCCGCTGCGTCGACGCTGGGGCAGCGTGCCCTCGACCCCGCCTTCCTGCTGGCTGTCGTCATCGCCGCACTGTTCCTGTGGAGCGTCGTCTCGCCCGCGACCGCACCGTGGGGTGTGATCTTCCGCCGATTCGTGAGGCCGCGACTGACCCCGCCGTCGGAGCTCGAGGACCCTCGGCCTCCGCGGTTCGCCCAGGGCGTCGGCCTGTTCGTCGTCTCGGTGGGTCTCGTGCTCCACCTGCTCGGGGTGCCGTGGGCCCTGCCCATCGCGACGGCGGCGGCCTTCATCGCCGCGTTCCTCAACGCCGTGTTCTCGCTCTGCCTAGGCTGCCAGCTCTACCTGCTGCTCCAGCGCGCCGGCGTCCTCGGGCGGCCGACGTCGACGATCTGA
- a CDS encoding OsmC family peroxiredoxin: protein MPVTSEATTTWTGSLAEGSGTVAFSSSNLGTFPIDWKARSEGSDTTTTPEELIAAAHASCFSMALSHALSENGTPPERVNTSASVTFKPGVGITGSHLNVNAVVPGLTPEAFQEIAEGAKTGCPVSQALAGIDITLEATLA from the coding sequence ATGCCCGTCACCAGCGAAGCCACCACCACCTGGACCGGATCCCTCGCGGAGGGCTCGGGCACCGTCGCCTTCTCGTCGTCGAACCTCGGCACCTTCCCGATCGACTGGAAGGCTCGCAGCGAGGGCAGCGACACGACCACCACGCCCGAGGAGCTCATCGCCGCGGCTCACGCCTCGTGCTTCAGCATGGCCCTCTCGCACGCCCTGTCGGAGAACGGCACTCCGCCGGAGCGCGTCAACACCAGCGCTTCTGTCACCTTCAAGCCCGGCGTCGGCATCACCGGCAGCCACCTCAACGTCAACGCGGTGGTGCCGGGTCTGACGCCCGAGGCGTTCCAGGAGATCGCGGAGGGCGCGAAGACCGGATGCCCCGTGTCGCAGGCTCTGGCCGGCATCGACATCACCCTCGAGGCGACGCTGGCCTGA
- the dapB gene encoding 4-hydroxy-tetrahydrodipicolinate reductase, whose translation MTTQVALVGGTGKLGSIIHTVIDGLEGFEVSRVLTSSSDLAEIDGADLVVDATTPQVSIDVVRAAVERGINVLVATSGWSAERIALVRPLVDDAGNGVVFIPNFSLGSVLGSALAAAAAPFFPSAEIVEAHHERKVDSPSGTAVRTAELIAAARADRGPVSAPHADQRARGQQVATVPVHSLRRPGVIAKQEVILSGPGESLSFVHDTVEPALAYAPGIRLAVPYAAQASGVVIGLESMIDIGIRS comes from the coding sequence ATGACCACGCAGGTAGCTCTCGTCGGCGGCACCGGAAAGCTCGGCTCGATCATCCACACGGTGATCGACGGGCTGGAGGGATTCGAGGTGAGCCGCGTGCTCACGTCGTCGAGCGACCTCGCCGAGATCGACGGCGCGGACCTCGTCGTCGACGCGACGACCCCGCAGGTGAGCATCGACGTCGTGCGGGCGGCGGTCGAGCGCGGCATCAACGTGCTGGTCGCGACGTCGGGGTGGTCGGCCGAACGGATCGCGCTGGTGCGTCCGCTCGTGGACGACGCCGGGAACGGCGTGGTGTTCATCCCGAACTTCTCGCTCGGATCGGTGCTCGGCTCGGCTCTCGCCGCGGCAGCGGCTCCGTTCTTCCCCTCGGCCGAGATCGTCGAGGCGCATCACGAGCGCAAGGTCGATTCGCCCAGCGGTACCGCCGTGCGCACGGCCGAGCTCATCGCGGCGGCGCGGGCCGACAGAGGACCCGTCAGCGCCCCGCACGCCGACCAGCGAGCGCGGGGCCAGCAGGTCGCGACGGTCCCCGTCCATTCGCTGCGTCGGCCCGGCGTCATCGCCAAGCAGGAGGTCATCCTGTCGGGGCCGGGGGAGTCGCTCTCGTTCGTGCACGACACCGTCGAGCCCGCTCTGGCCTATGCGCCGGGCATCCGCCTCGCTGTGCCGTACGCGGCGCAGGCCTCCGGCGTGGTGATCGGACTCGAGAGCATGATCGACATCGGCATCCGCTCGTGA
- a CDS encoding histidine phosphatase family protein — MTHYIYLVRHGEHQDAEHGLADGPLSPRGARQAELIADRLSGLPLDAVWHSPLLRANETARAIAARLPSVDPEPTALLFDCVPTGMTEETPAVFEPFFGSITDAEIEAGRAQMADAVNEFLVRKPGDVHEVLITHNFVISWFVREVLGAPEWRWMTLNQAHCGLTVIAQKQGRPWTLLTHNDTGHLPVELRTGIPDTMPV; from the coding sequence GTGACGCACTACATATACCTGGTCAGGCACGGCGAACATCAGGATGCCGAGCACGGTCTCGCCGACGGTCCGCTCTCTCCCCGGGGAGCGCGTCAGGCCGAGCTCATCGCCGACCGGCTCTCGGGGCTCCCTCTCGATGCCGTGTGGCACTCTCCGCTGCTTCGGGCCAACGAGACGGCGCGGGCGATCGCTGCCCGTCTCCCGTCGGTCGACCCGGAGCCGACCGCCCTGCTTTTCGACTGCGTGCCGACCGGGATGACCGAGGAGACTCCGGCCGTCTTCGAGCCCTTCTTCGGTTCGATCACGGATGCCGAGATCGAGGCCGGCCGCGCACAGATGGCGGATGCCGTCAACGAGTTCCTCGTGCGCAAACCCGGTGATGTGCACGAGGTGCTCATCACGCACAACTTCGTCATCTCCTGGTTCGTCAGGGAGGTGCTCGGGGCTCCCGAGTGGCGGTGGATGACCCTGAATCAGGCGCACTGCGGCCTGACCGTGATCGCGCAGAAGCAGGGACGCCCCTGGACGCTGCTCACCCACAACGACACGGGGCACCTTCCGGTCGAGCTCCGCACCGGCATTCCCGACACGATGCCGGTCTGA
- a CDS encoding aldo/keto reductase, whose translation MRLFSVGAGASAERAPHDAEHPSAPIPIVGPGIGESIRVPLGETGFDTFPLMLGAAEFGWNVDLETSHGILDRYVEFGGNAIHTADGFSGGRSEHIIGQWLRSRGRRDRTLLSVRIGAHADNPGLGSVNLVRAVEGSLTRLGVERIDVLYLDATLDRTTNLEDTLATVEWLTEAGKIGALGAFGLAPERLVEARILASAGYPRIQVIDSPYNLVRRQPFEGDLRLVAGAQNLAVTPSHALEHGFLSGRHRSKALTSRGVRGEQLRGHLNRRGTKILKALDQVAAELDVPVAAVSIAWLLAQRTVAAPIVNTFATEHVDELMQGAGVSLSRVQVADLTRAGN comes from the coding sequence ATGCGGTTGTTCAGCGTAGGCGCAGGCGCCTCCGCAGAGCGCGCCCCGCACGACGCGGAACACCCCTCCGCTCCCATTCCGATCGTCGGCCCCGGCATCGGCGAGTCGATCAGGGTGCCGCTCGGCGAGACCGGTTTCGACACCTTCCCGCTCATGCTGGGCGCGGCGGAGTTCGGCTGGAACGTCGACCTCGAGACCAGCCACGGCATCCTGGACCGCTACGTGGAGTTCGGCGGCAACGCCATCCACACCGCCGACGGGTTCTCCGGGGGACGCAGCGAGCACATCATCGGACAGTGGCTGCGTTCGCGCGGCCGCCGCGACCGCACTCTGCTCAGCGTGCGGATCGGTGCGCATGCCGACAACCCGGGGCTCGGGTCGGTCAACCTCGTCCGTGCCGTCGAGGGGTCGCTCACACGACTGGGCGTCGAGCGCATCGACGTGCTCTACCTCGATGCGACGCTCGACCGCACGACCAACCTCGAAGACACGCTCGCCACGGTGGAGTGGCTGACCGAGGCGGGCAAGATCGGTGCGCTCGGTGCCTTCGGACTCGCACCGGAGCGTCTCGTCGAGGCGCGCATCCTCGCCTCAGCGGGCTACCCCCGCATCCAGGTCATCGACTCGCCGTACAACCTCGTGCGTCGCCAGCCGTTCGAGGGCGACCTGCGGCTCGTGGCCGGCGCCCAGAACCTGGCCGTCACGCCCTCGCACGCGCTCGAGCACGGTTTCCTCTCCGGGCGCCACCGCAGCAAGGCGCTGACCTCGCGGGGCGTGCGCGGTGAGCAGCTGCGCGGGCACTTGAACCGCCGCGGCACCAAGATCCTCAAGGCACTCGACCAGGTCGCCGCTGAGCTCGACGTCCCGGTCGCCGCCGTGTCGATCGCGTGGCTCCTCGCACAGCGTACGGTCGCCGCTCCCATCGTCAACACGTTCGCGACCGAGCACGTCGACGAGCTCATGCAGGGTGCCGGTGTGAGCCTGTCGCGCGTGCAGGTCGCCGACCTCACTCGCGCGGGCAACTGA
- a CDS encoding polyribonucleotide nucleotidyltransferase translates to MEGPEITATEAVLDNGRFGTRTVRFETGRLAQQAQGAVAAYLDGETMLLSATSAGKHPREGFDFFPLTVDVEERSYAAGKIPGSFFRREGRPSTEAILVCRLIDRPLRPSFVDGLRNEVQIVITVLSIAPGEFYDALAINAASASTQISGLPFSGPVAGVRLAFIPGHGEHADQWVAFPTAAQVDEAVFDLVVAGRVVTKADGTEDVAIMMVEAEATENSWNLIKAGATKPSEDVVAEGLEAAKPFIAQLVKAQAELAATASKEPGVYPVFPAYSQEVYDFVAGRSYDELVGVYQIADKTERQSADDAIKDRVKAELIEATEAGDLPAAAPLEFSAAYKSVTKKIVRGRILTEGSRIDGRGLADIRPLDAEVQVIPRVHGSAIFQRGETQILGITTLNMLKMEQQIDSLSPTTSKRYMHHYNFPPYSTGETGRVGSPKRREIGHGFLAERALVPVLPSREEFPYAIRQVSEALSSNGSTSMGSVCASTLSLLNAGVPLRAPVAGIAMGLVSDEVDGETRYAALTDILGAEDALGDMDFKVAGTSEFVTAIQLDTKLDGIPSSVLAGALTQARDARLTILNVLNAAIDAPDEMAPTAPRVISVQIPVDKIGELIGPKGKTINAIQDETGAQISIEEDGTVYIGATDGPSAEAARAQVNAIANPTNPEVGEQFLGTVVKIATFGAFISLLPGKDGLLHVTEVRKLAGGKRVENVEDVLSVGQKILVKITKIDDRGKLSLEPVLDDAPAEGAASAEEAAAE, encoded by the coding sequence TTGGAAGGTCCTGAAATCACCGCCACCGAGGCCGTTCTCGACAACGGCCGCTTCGGCACCCGCACCGTCCGCTTCGAGACCGGCCGCCTCGCGCAGCAGGCTCAGGGCGCTGTCGCCGCCTACCTCGACGGCGAGACCATGCTCCTCTCGGCCACCAGCGCCGGCAAGCACCCGCGTGAAGGCTTCGACTTCTTCCCGCTGACCGTCGACGTCGAGGAGCGCTCCTACGCCGCAGGCAAGATCCCCGGCTCGTTCTTCCGCCGTGAGGGTCGTCCCTCCACCGAGGCGATCCTCGTCTGCCGTCTGATCGACCGTCCGCTGCGTCCGTCGTTCGTCGACGGCCTGCGCAACGAGGTCCAGATCGTCATCACCGTGCTCTCGATCGCACCGGGCGAGTTCTACGACGCCCTCGCGATCAACGCGGCCTCCGCGTCGACCCAGATCTCCGGCCTGCCGTTCTCCGGACCGGTCGCCGGTGTGCGCCTCGCGTTCATCCCCGGTCACGGCGAGCACGCCGACCAGTGGGTCGCGTTCCCGACCGCCGCGCAGGTCGACGAGGCCGTGTTCGACCTCGTCGTCGCGGGTCGCGTCGTCACGAAGGCCGACGGCACGGAAGACGTCGCGATCATGATGGTCGAGGCCGAGGCCACCGAGAACAGCTGGAACCTCATCAAGGCCGGCGCCACCAAGCCGAGCGAGGACGTCGTCGCCGAGGGCCTCGAGGCCGCGAAGCCGTTCATCGCGCAGCTCGTCAAGGCTCAGGCCGAGCTCGCCGCTACGGCGTCGAAGGAGCCGGGCGTCTACCCGGTCTTCCCGGCCTACAGCCAGGAGGTCTACGACTTCGTCGCCGGCCGTTCGTACGACGAGCTGGTCGGTGTGTACCAGATCGCCGACAAGACCGAGCGCCAGTCCGCCGACGACGCGATCAAGGATCGCGTCAAGGCCGAGCTCATCGAGGCCACCGAGGCCGGCGACCTGCCTGCCGCAGCGCCGCTCGAGTTCTCCGCCGCGTACAAGTCCGTGACGAAGAAGATCGTCCGCGGCCGCATCCTCACCGAGGGCTCGCGCATCGACGGTCGCGGCCTCGCCGACATCCGTCCGCTCGACGCCGAGGTGCAGGTCATCCCGCGCGTCCACGGTTCGGCGATCTTCCAGCGCGGCGAGACCCAGATCCTGGGCATCACCACGCTGAACATGCTCAAGATGGAGCAGCAGATCGACTCGCTGTCGCCCACGACGAGCAAGCGCTACATGCACCACTACAACTTCCCGCCCTACTCGACGGGTGAGACCGGCCGCGTCGGTTCGCCGAAGCGTCGCGAGATCGGGCACGGCTTCCTGGCCGAGCGCGCGCTCGTGCCGGTGCTGCCGAGCCGCGAGGAGTTCCCGTACGCGATCCGTCAGGTGTCCGAGGCGCTGAGCTCGAACGGCTCCACGTCGATGGGCTCTGTCTGCGCGTCGACCCTGTCGCTGCTGAACGCGGGTGTGCCGCTGCGCGCCCCCGTCGCCGGTATCGCGATGGGTCTCGTGTCCGACGAGGTCGATGGTGAGACCCGCTACGCGGCGCTCACCGACATCCTGGGTGCGGAGGACGCGCTCGGCGACATGGACTTCAAGGTCGCCGGTACCAGCGAGTTCGTCACGGCCATCCAGCTCGACACGAAGCTCGACGGCATCCCGTCGTCGGTGCTCGCCGGTGCGCTGACCCAGGCTCGCGACGCACGTCTCACGATCCTCAACGTCCTGAACGCCGCGATCGACGCGCCCGACGAGATGGCGCCGACCGCGCCTCGCGTCATCAGCGTGCAGATCCCGGTCGATAAGATCGGCGAGCTGATCGGCCCGAAGGGCAAGACGATCAACGCGATCCAGGACGAGACGGGCGCGCAGATCTCCATCGAGGAGGACGGCACCGTCTACATCGGCGCGACCGACGGCCCTTCGGCCGAGGCAGCCCGTGCCCAGGTCAACGCGATCGCCAACCCGACCAACCCCGAGGTCGGCGAGCAGTTCCTCGGAACCGTCGTGAAGATCGCCACGTTCGGCGCCTTCATCTCGCTGCTTCCCGGCAAGGACGGCCTGCTGCACGTCACCGAGGTGCGCAAGCTCGCCGGTGGCAAGCGCGTCGAGAACGTCGAGGACGTCCTCTCCGTCGGCCAGAAGATCCTCGTGAAGATCACGAAGATCGACGACCGCGGCAAGCTGTCGCTCGAGCCCGTGCTCGACGACGCTCCTGCCGAGGGTGCGGCTTCCGCCGAGGAGGCCGCGGCCGAGTAA
- a CDS encoding UDP-glucose/GDP-mannose dehydrogenase family protein — protein MRMSVIGCGYLGAVHAAAMASIGHDVVGIDVDEAKVDALRRGSAPFFEPQLDELLREGTASGRLRFSTDIADAEGAAVHFVAVGTPQVADGHAADLRFVDAAVSSLVPHLRPGDVVAGKSTVPVGTAARLSGSIDARGATLVWNPEFLREGWAVHDTITPDRLVVGIPTSEAGTRAAELLREAYAPAIEAGAPLLVTDLATAELVKGAANAFLATKISFINAMAEIAEAAGADVTLLADALGHDSRIGRRYLGSGIGFGGGCLPKDIRAFAARAEELGRGEAVGFLREVDGINMRRRDRAVRMVVDALGGLVFGRRIAVLGAAFKPFSDDIRDSPALDVAVRLRGLGADVVVTDPAALDNAAAAHPQLGYAAERDDALRDADAVVVVTEWDLYRRELSPEHAGSLVAGRVIVDGRNCLDAAAWRAAGWAYHGMGRR, from the coding sequence ATGCGCATGTCAGTGATCGGCTGCGGGTACCTCGGTGCCGTGCACGCCGCAGCCATGGCCTCGATCGGACACGACGTCGTCGGCATCGACGTCGACGAGGCGAAGGTCGACGCCCTGCGCCGCGGATCGGCGCCGTTCTTCGAGCCGCAGCTCGACGAGCTGCTGAGGGAAGGAACCGCATCGGGCCGCCTCCGCTTCAGCACGGACATCGCGGATGCCGAGGGCGCGGCCGTGCACTTCGTCGCCGTCGGCACGCCGCAGGTGGCAGACGGCCATGCCGCGGATCTGCGTTTCGTGGACGCGGCCGTGTCATCGCTCGTCCCCCACCTCCGGCCCGGCGACGTCGTGGCAGGCAAGTCGACCGTGCCCGTCGGAACGGCTGCACGTCTGTCGGGTTCGATCGACGCCCGCGGGGCGACGCTGGTCTGGAACCCCGAGTTCCTGCGGGAGGGATGGGCCGTGCACGACACGATCACGCCGGATCGCCTGGTCGTCGGCATCCCGACCAGTGAAGCGGGCACGCGTGCGGCCGAGCTGCTGCGCGAGGCGTACGCACCTGCGATCGAGGCGGGCGCACCGCTCCTCGTCACCGACCTCGCCACCGCCGAGCTCGTGAAGGGCGCCGCGAACGCGTTCCTCGCGACGAAGATCTCGTTCATCAACGCGATGGCCGAGATCGCCGAGGCTGCCGGAGCCGATGTCACACTGCTCGCCGACGCCCTCGGCCACGACTCGCGCATAGGCCGTCGATACCTCGGCTCCGGCATCGGCTTCGGCGGCGGATGCCTGCCCAAGGACATCCGCGCCTTCGCCGCCAGGGCGGAAGAGCTCGGCCGCGGTGAAGCCGTCGGGTTCCTCCGGGAGGTCGACGGCATCAACATGCGGCGGAGGGACCGCGCCGTGCGAATGGTGGTCGACGCCCTCGGCGGGCTCGTCTTCGGACGCCGCATCGCCGTGCTCGGCGCGGCCTTCAAGCCGTTCAGCGACGACATCCGCGACTCCCCCGCGCTCGACGTCGCCGTGCGGCTGCGCGGACTCGGTGCCGACGTGGTGGTGACCGACCCCGCCGCACTCGACAACGCCGCGGCGGCGCATCCGCAGCTCGGCTACGCGGCCGAGCGCGACGACGCGCTCCGCGATGCCGACGCGGTCGTCGTCGTCACGGAATGGGACCTCTACCGTCGCGAGCTCTCGCCGGAGCACGCGGGCTCGCTCGTCGCGGGTCGCGTGATCGTCGACGGACGCAACTGTCTCGATGCCGCGGCCTGGCGCGCAGCCGGCTGGGCGTACCACGGCATGGGCCGCCGCTGA
- a CDS encoding GDSL-type esterase/lipase family protein, giving the protein MTESFLPHMNGVTGSVLQILKHLERTGHEAHVLAPDAVGIPTEISGAPVQAIPSLPLPGYRNVRVGTSSAHRVAAALRRFQPDIVHLASPFALGWRGALAAERLDIAAVAAYQTDVAAYTERYGIPATTGIAQTHIARLHRRATLTLAPSAESAHQLTALGVDRVRRWGRGVDAERFHPSRRSEELRASWGAEVVIGYVGRLAPEKQVEDLAVLDGLLGTRVVIVGDGPSRAKLAALMPRALFLGHLSGDALAAAMASFDVFVHPGESETFGQTLQEAHASGVPVVATGRGGPLDLVRMGIDGWLYRPGDLDDLTMRVRDLVGDQRKRRALGEAGWQAVQGRSWGSVCDQLLGHFDDAIGLRTVDSALRARRVTRPEAPAVVPGRRWSRYVALGDSLTEGLCDPAPDGSLRGWADRLALLLAARGGLHYANLAIRSKRVRDVCGIQLERALALRPDLVSILIGANDLVGRAVDVRLIADQLEQAVVRLRDSGADVLLVTPFLPRRRAARIYARRFSAFATAVAGVAARTGAILIDTDMHPTLPDRPNWGEDLVHLSSRGHRFLAYRAGEVLGVPHADALGALDAVLHENEPIGAGLWWRRHALPWVWRRLHGRAAGDGRVAKHDDYVYLGRSSAQRDVPVA; this is encoded by the coding sequence GTGACAGAGTCCTTCCTTCCGCACATGAACGGTGTCACCGGATCCGTGCTGCAGATCCTGAAGCACCTCGAGCGCACGGGGCACGAGGCCCACGTCCTCGCGCCGGATGCCGTCGGCATCCCCACCGAGATCTCCGGAGCCCCCGTGCAGGCCATCCCGAGCCTGCCGCTCCCCGGCTACCGCAACGTGCGGGTGGGCACCTCGTCGGCGCATCGTGTCGCGGCCGCGCTGCGCCGCTTCCAGCCCGACATCGTGCACCTCGCCTCGCCGTTCGCGCTCGGATGGCGGGGAGCGCTCGCCGCAGAGCGCCTCGACATCGCAGCGGTCGCCGCGTATCAGACCGACGTGGCCGCCTACACCGAGCGCTACGGCATCCCCGCGACGACGGGGATCGCGCAGACGCACATCGCCCGACTGCACCGCAGGGCGACGCTCACCCTCGCCCCGTCGGCGGAGTCTGCGCACCAGCTGACCGCCCTCGGCGTCGACAGGGTGCGCCGATGGGGCCGAGGCGTCGACGCCGAGCGCTTCCACCCGTCCCGGCGTTCGGAGGAGCTTCGCGCCTCCTGGGGAGCAGAGGTCGTGATCGGCTACGTCGGCCGACTCGCGCCCGAGAAGCAGGTCGAGGATCTGGCCGTGCTCGACGGCCTCCTCGGCACCAGGGTCGTCATCGTCGGCGACGGCCCGAGCCGCGCGAAGCTCGCAGCGCTGATGCCGCGGGCTCTCTTCCTCGGCCACCTGAGCGGCGACGCGCTCGCCGCAGCGATGGCCTCGTTCGACGTCTTCGTCCACCCGGGTGAGAGCGAGACCTTCGGACAGACGCTCCAGGAGGCGCACGCGAGCGGAGTGCCCGTCGTCGCCACCGGACGCGGGGGCCCGCTCGACCTCGTGCGGATGGGCATCGACGGGTGGCTCTACCGCCCGGGAGACCTCGACGACCTCACCATGCGCGTGCGGGATCTCGTCGGTGATCAGCGCAAGCGCCGGGCGCTCGGTGAGGCCGGATGGCAGGCGGTGCAGGGGCGCAGCTGGGGGAGCGTCTGCGACCAGCTGCTGGGGCACTTCGACGACGCGATCGGTCTGCGGACGGTGGACTCGGCGCTGCGCGCTCGCCGGGTGACGCGGCCTGAGGCGCCCGCCGTGGTGCCCGGCAGGCGCTGGAGCCGCTACGTGGCGCTGGGCGATTCGCTGACCGAGGGGCTGTGCGATCCCGCCCCCGACGGGTCGCTCCGCGGCTGGGCCGACAGGCTCGCACTCCTGCTGGCGGCGCGGGGAGGACTCCATTACGCCAACCTCGCCATCCGGTCGAAGCGCGTGCGCGACGTGTGCGGTATCCAGCTCGAGCGCGCTCTCGCGCTGCGCCCCGACCTCGTGTCGATCCTCATCGGCGCGAACGACCTCGTCGGTCGTGCCGTCGACGTGCGACTGATCGCCGACCAGCTCGAGCAGGCGGTGGTGCGCCTGAGGGACAGCGGAGCAGACGTGCTCCTCGTCACCCCGTTCCTGCCGCGGCGGCGCGCGGCTCGAATCTACGCGAGGCGGTTCTCGGCCTTCGCCACCGCCGTGGCGGGGGTGGCCGCGCGCACCGGAGCGATCCTCATCGACACCGACATGCACCCGACGCTGCCCGATCGGCCCAACTGGGGCGAGGACCTCGTGCACCTCAGCAGTCGAGGGCACCGCTTCCTCGCGTATCGCGCGGGCGAGGTGCTGGGCGTCCCGCATGCCGATGCGCTCGGCGCGCTCGACGCGGTGCTCCACGAGAACGAGCCGATCGGTGCGGGGCTCTGGTGGCGCAGGCACGCGCTGCCCTGGGTCTGGCGTCGTCTGCACGGCAGGGCCGCGGGCGACGGGCGGGTCGCGAAGCACGACGACTACGTGTATCTGGGCCGTTCCTCCGCACAGCGCGACGTGCCGGTCGCCTGA
- a CDS encoding DedA family protein gives MPTELLTGPWALAIMSLLVLGDSFFVVVPGEIAVTALGAIASTSGSPALWSVIVCAGAAAFLGDAACYLIGRTAGTQRWRWMRGPRVQQALAWARRRLDTGTASVLFTARFIPFARLAVNLVAGASRLHPGRYLCLASIAALGWAAYQASVGAVVALLVPGGPVVAVIVSVAVALALGAAIDVVTTRVRR, from the coding sequence GTGCCGACCGAACTGCTCACTGGGCCCTGGGCTCTCGCGATCATGAGCCTTCTGGTGCTCGGCGACTCCTTCTTCGTGGTCGTCCCCGGCGAGATCGCCGTCACCGCGCTCGGAGCGATCGCGTCGACGTCCGGGTCGCCGGCGCTGTGGTCCGTGATCGTCTGCGCGGGCGCGGCGGCGTTCCTCGGCGATGCGGCGTGCTATCTCATCGGACGCACGGCGGGAACGCAGCGATGGCGATGGATGCGGGGTCCCCGCGTGCAGCAGGCGCTCGCCTGGGCCCGGCGCCGACTCGACACCGGGACGGCGAGCGTGCTGTTCACCGCACGGTTCATCCCCTTCGCGCGGCTCGCCGTCAACCTGGTGGCCGGGGCGTCGCGCCTGCACCCCGGACGGTATCTGTGCCTGGCGTCGATCGCAGCGCTGGGCTGGGCCGCCTACCAGGCGTCGGTGGGGGCGGTCGTCGCACTCCTCGTACCCGGCGGTCCCGTCGTGGCGGTGATCGTCTCGGTCGCGGTGGCCCTGGCGTTGGGTGCCGCGATCGA